The following coding sequences are from one Paenibacillus stellifer window:
- a CDS encoding NusG domain II-containing protein, translating to MSEYLLIRYLERGGNIMKRGDWLIIMIGLLIAGSIYGIRWVTMDHSEYRPGELAAKILVDGKLYRDVSLTKDTQYIHIRTSFGHNTLKVYNYGIQMVQSDAPKTIALDMGFKSKPYQQIICIPNRVYVEVYNPHRSSSENEIDGVIHPG from the coding sequence GTGAGCGAGTATCTGCTCATCCGTTATTTGGAAAGAGGCGGGAACATCATGAAACGCGGAGACTGGCTGATCATTATGATCGGGTTGCTGATTGCAGGCTCGATCTATGGAATTCGATGGGTAACTATGGATCATAGCGAGTATCGCCCCGGAGAGCTTGCGGCCAAAATATTGGTGGACGGCAAGCTGTACCGGGACGTTTCGCTTACTAAGGATACGCAGTATATACACATTCGAACGTCATTTGGACATAATACGCTTAAAGTGTATAATTACGGGATTCAGATGGTACAGTCGGACGCTCCGAAGACGATCGCTCTGGACATGGGCTTTAAATCTAAGCCTTATCAGCAAATCATTTGCATCCCAAATCGGGTATATGTGGAAGTGTATAACCCGCATCGGAGCTCCTCGGAGAATGAGATCGACGGCGTTATCCATCCCGGATAA
- a CDS encoding DMT family transporter has translation MRGLLLALLGGACITLQGVANAQISRDIGTWQAATITQLTGFLISLLILLFTRDRKQGWAKRVNPLYITGGGFAAIIIFSEVTAIKGVGVTLTVSALLIAQLLLTFLIDTKGWFGVLKRTMRLPQFIGLGMMVAGVIILKF, from the coding sequence ATGAGGGGATTATTACTGGCTCTGCTGGGGGGCGCCTGCATTACGCTGCAGGGGGTGGCGAACGCTCAAATCAGCCGGGATATCGGGACTTGGCAGGCGGCAACGATTACGCAGCTGACCGGCTTTCTTATTTCACTGCTGATTCTGCTGTTCACCCGCGACCGTAAGCAAGGTTGGGCCAAACGCGTAAATCCGCTGTACATCACGGGAGGCGGCTTTGCGGCGATCATTATTTTCAGCGAGGTAACTGCAATTAAGGGAGTCGGGGTAACGCTGACGGTCTCCGCGCTGCTGATTGCCCAGCTGCTGCTGACTTTTCTGATCGACACGAAAGGATGGTTCGGCGTCCTGAAGCGCACGATGAGGCTGCCTCAGTTCATCGGCCTCGGTATGATGGTCGCGGGTGTTATCATCCTGAAATTCTGA
- a CDS encoding Crp/Fnr family transcriptional regulator: MKEIQDSAQLQAYMNQYGFQNIFNEQLKSSMTLYDFERGELVCSQGDLAESLYILVKGKIKVFTTSPEGRSLILNFTTPVEVIGDIEYVQNIKIMNTVEAVTPVQMIGVPCRLMRKYGQDSPALLSFLLDVITRKFHQKNNTLRFNLLYPVEVRLASYLLSVTYDDSDPGYQGKLSTLVLTDVANLIGTSYRHLNRTIRKMCQDGLIIRSKGFLIVKDREGLSRIADKNIYE, encoded by the coding sequence ATGAAGGAAATCCAAGATTCCGCGCAGCTTCAGGCCTATATGAACCAATACGGATTTCAGAATATTTTTAACGAGCAATTGAAGTCTTCCATGACTTTGTACGATTTTGAACGGGGAGAGCTGGTCTGTTCCCAGGGCGATCTCGCGGAATCACTGTATATTCTGGTCAAGGGAAAAATCAAGGTATTCACCACCTCGCCGGAAGGCCGGTCGCTTATTCTGAATTTCACCACGCCGGTCGAGGTGATCGGAGATATCGAGTACGTTCAGAACATCAAAATCATGAACACGGTTGAAGCGGTGACACCGGTTCAAATGATCGGTGTGCCTTGTCGGCTGATGCGTAAGTACGGACAGGATTCCCCGGCGCTGCTTAGCTTTCTGCTGGATGTCATTACCCGCAAGTTCCATCAGAAGAACAACACGCTGCGCTTTAATCTTTTGTACCCGGTGGAGGTCCGTCTGGCCAGCTATCTGCTGTCGGTTACGTACGATGACTCGGACCCGGGGTATCAAGGCAAGCTCAGTACGCTCGTCTTGACGGATGTGGCCAATCTGATCGGCACGAGTTACCGCCATTTGAACCGGACGATCCGCAAGATGTGCCAAGACGGTCTGATCATCCGCAGCAAAGGGTTTCTTATCGTGAAGGACAGAGAAGGACTCAGCCGGATCGCCGACAAAAACATTTACGAATAG
- a CDS encoding DMT family transporter, with protein sequence MIQGLLLAILAGSLVSLQTIFNSKVNEHTGSWSTTTLVLFMGFAASLLFGIIFEGGGLFTLSHMKPWYWISGAIGVGVVICLTLSIRMLGPTYAVSVVLTAQLGCALLWDSLGLMGLDKVPFTSQQLIGVLVIIGGILVFKLGGRERQTA encoded by the coding sequence ATGATTCAGGGATTGCTTCTCGCCATACTGGCGGGATCGCTGGTCAGTCTGCAGACGATATTTAACAGTAAGGTCAATGAACATACAGGCTCCTGGTCCACGACAACACTTGTCCTCTTCATGGGGTTCGCAGCTTCGCTTCTGTTCGGCATTATCTTTGAGGGGGGCGGGCTGTTCACGCTAAGTCATATGAAGCCCTGGTATTGGATAAGCGGAGCAATCGGCGTGGGCGTTGTGATCTGCCTGACCTTGTCCATCCGTATGCTGGGACCAACCTACGCAGTATCCGTCGTGCTGACCGCACAGCTCGGCTGTGCGCTGCTTTGGGACTCGCTTGGATTGATGGGCCTGGATAAGGTGCCGTTTACTTCTCAGCAGCTGATCGGAGTGCTTGTCATTATCGGCGGAATTCTGGTATTCAAATTGGGAGGAAGGGAGAGACAGACGGCATGA
- a CDS encoding NUDIX hydrolase — translation MSLNIIDKIAWIRLDQGRLLCARSKGKDMYYLPGGKREPGESDQEALIREVWEELTVRIVPDSIVHYGTFTAAAHGKTEGTTVSMTCYTGDYEGNLEAASEIEELTWLTYSDRDQVSAASQLIFDRLREEGLLS, via the coding sequence ATGAGCTTGAACATTATTGATAAAATCGCATGGATTCGCCTGGATCAAGGCCGGCTGCTGTGCGCACGCTCCAAGGGTAAGGATATGTATTATCTCCCAGGGGGCAAAAGAGAGCCTGGCGAAAGCGACCAAGAGGCGCTGATCCGCGAGGTGTGGGAGGAGCTGACGGTACGCATCGTGCCGGACAGCATCGTGCATTATGGAACGTTCACAGCGGCGGCTCACGGCAAGACGGAAGGCACCACAGTCTCCATGACCTGCTATACCGGTGATTATGAAGGAAATCTGGAGGCGGCTTCCGAGATTGAAGAACTGACATGGCTTACCTACAGTGACCGTGATCAAGTATCGGCTGCCAGCCAGTTGATTTTCGACCGGTTGCGTGAAGAAGGGCTCTTGTCATAA
- a CDS encoding HAD family hydrolase, whose product MADFKVISLDMFQTLVNVNSRTEHIWRPILLDRFKAETARQYAEMLQEHLHIHWNAPTTPGVFNLMSDVYGRSFASLFGKLGINYDVSSAVDILFREHTLSEMYPETASFLEDMGRKYRLCVVSDADEAMMPGFCSSYEIPVFMSELHRSYKNDADNAMFKKVLETFQVAPGEVLHIGDSPSDVLGAKREGISACWLNRLGRTWDHDVQPDYTVKSLDELNILLTHTYG is encoded by the coding sequence GTGGCCGATTTCAAGGTTATCAGTCTGGACATGTTCCAGACACTTGTCAATGTTAACAGCCGGACCGAGCATATCTGGAGACCGATTCTGCTGGATCGATTCAAGGCGGAAACCGCGCGTCAATACGCCGAAATGCTGCAGGAGCACTTGCACATTCATTGGAATGCACCGACAACCCCGGGCGTCTTCAACCTAATGAGCGACGTGTACGGACGCAGCTTCGCTTCCTTGTTCGGCAAGCTGGGGATCAATTATGATGTTTCGTCTGCGGTGGATATTCTGTTCAGAGAACATACGTTGTCCGAGATGTACCCGGAGACGGCTTCTTTCCTGGAGGATATGGGCCGCAAATACCGGTTGTGCGTCGTGAGCGATGCGGATGAAGCGATGATGCCGGGTTTCTGCTCAAGCTATGAGATTCCTGTGTTTATGTCGGAGCTTCACCGCTCTTACAAGAATGATGCCGACAATGCCATGTTCAAAAAAGTGCTCGAAACCTTCCAGGTCGCCCCCGGCGAGGTCCTTCATATCGGAGATTCGCCTTCCGATGTGCTCGGAGCCAAGAGGGAAGGGATATCAGCCTGCTGGCTTAACCGATTAGGGCGAACATGGGATCATGATGTTCAGCCCGACTACACCGTCAAATCGCTTGATGAACTAAACATATTGCTTACGCATACATATGGCTGA
- a CDS encoding DUF6199 family natural product biosynthesis protein, translating to MPSQISWLSVAITVFLTVWTFTAIFATIKPRLFWEITQGWKATREPSRAYFILSAIGTGFLSLIGLTLLLLPYFHH from the coding sequence ATGCCATCGCAGATAAGCTGGTTGTCGGTTGCCATCACGGTGTTCCTTACCGTATGGACGTTCACCGCCATTTTTGCTACCATTAAGCCCCGCCTTTTTTGGGAGATTACCCAAGGCTGGAAAGCGACGCGGGAACCGTCCCGCGCCTATTTCATCCTGTCTGCCATAGGAACCGGCTTTCTTTCACTGATCGGACTTACGCTGCTGCTTCTGCCGTATTTTCATCATTGA
- a CDS encoding ABC transporter permease produces MRLYFKYMSILLRSQLEYRASFWMLSLGQFFIPFSIFAGLYFMFSRFGGIPGWSFYETALIFGVIHMSFSLAECLVRGFDGFSTLVVSGDFDRLLVRPRGTVIQVLGSKFEFTRIGRMAQSTVVLVWAILNLPIAWTPLKILTLVMMIAGGALIFAGIFILNATLCFWTVQALEVANIFTDGGREMAQYPLNIYRKPVKIFFTFIIPFACVSYLPMLSLLGRAKGHSLLYSLLPLASLLFLLPCLAAWRFGVRHYRGTGS; encoded by the coding sequence ATGAGGTTGTACTTCAAATATATGTCCATACTGCTGCGCTCCCAGCTGGAGTACCGGGCTTCCTTCTGGATGCTGTCGCTGGGGCAGTTCTTTATTCCGTTCTCGATATTCGCCGGCCTCTATTTCATGTTCTCGCGCTTTGGCGGGATTCCCGGCTGGAGCTTTTATGAAACCGCCCTGATCTTCGGCGTCATTCATATGTCCTTCTCGCTGGCCGAATGCCTGGTTCGCGGATTTGACGGTTTCTCCACCTTGGTGGTTAGCGGGGATTTCGATCGGCTGCTGGTCAGGCCAAGAGGTACGGTTATTCAGGTGCTCGGCAGCAAATTCGAGTTTACCCGGATCGGCAGAATGGCCCAAAGCACCGTTGTGCTGGTCTGGGCCATACTGAATCTGCCGATTGCCTGGACACCGCTTAAAATCCTGACTCTCGTGATGATGATCGCGGGAGGCGCATTGATTTTTGCGGGTATTTTTATTCTGAACGCAACGTTATGCTTCTGGACGGTTCAGGCTCTGGAAGTCGCGAACATCTTCACGGACGGCGGCAGGGAAATGGCACAGTACCCACTGAACATTTACAGGAAACCGGTTAAGATCTTCTTCACCTTCATAATTCCGTTTGCCTGTGTCAGCTATCTGCCAATGCTCTCGCTTCTCGGCCGGGCAAAGGGACACTCTCTCCTCTATTCCTTGCTGCCGCTGGCTTCCCTGCTGTTTCTGCTGCCTTGTCTGGCAGCCTGGCGCTTCGGCGTCCGGCATTACCGGGGAACGGGGTCTTGA
- a CDS encoding ABC transporter permease gives MRAYLSVGKLRFVMGMQYRAAAIAGLLTQLFFGFVFIMVYEAFYRFGGGNQPMSLQDVITYVWLQQMFLNLIALYFRDTDIFQLITGGNIAYELCRPCDLYGFWYAKLLGTRVSAALLRTLPILVIVLLLPEPYALHLPPSGSAWLLFGASLILSVLLVCSISMLIYISIFWTMSPTGSLLMIATAGEFFAGMIIPIPLMPDWMSAVASALPFRWTVDFPFRVYTENIRADQAMIGIGIQLIWLAALIGLGLFLLKRALRQVVVQGG, from the coding sequence ATGAGAGCTTATTTATCGGTTGGTAAATTGCGATTTGTCATGGGGATGCAGTATCGGGCCGCCGCAATCGCCGGGCTTCTGACCCAGCTCTTCTTCGGTTTCGTCTTTATCATGGTATATGAGGCATTCTACCGCTTCGGGGGCGGGAATCAGCCGATGAGCCTGCAGGACGTGATCACATACGTATGGCTTCAGCAGATGTTCCTGAACCTGATTGCGCTTTATTTTCGCGATACGGATATTTTTCAACTGATTACCGGGGGTAACATTGCTTACGAGCTGTGCAGGCCCTGCGATTTGTACGGCTTCTGGTACGCCAAGCTGCTTGGAACCCGTGTATCTGCCGCCCTGCTCCGGACTCTGCCGATCCTGGTCATCGTTCTCCTGCTGCCCGAGCCTTATGCTCTGCATCTTCCGCCTTCAGGCTCGGCATGGCTGCTGTTCGGAGCGTCGCTCATACTCAGTGTCCTGCTCGTATGCTCCATTTCCATGCTGATCTACATCTCGATCTTCTGGACGATGTCGCCGACCGGTTCGCTTCTGATGATCGCTACGGCAGGTGAATTTTTCGCCGGCATGATCATTCCGATACCGCTGATGCCGGACTGGATGTCGGCGGTCGCGAGCGCCCTGCCTTTCAGGTGGACAGTCGACTTTCCGTTTCGGGTCTATACGGAGAATATCCGGGCAGACCAAGCTATGATCGGGATTGGCATTCAATTGATTTGGCTAGCGGCTCTGATCGGTCTCGGCTTGTTCCTTCTCAAGCGGGCTCTGCGGCAGGTCGTTGTGCAAGGAGGGTAA
- a CDS encoding ABC transporter ATP-binding protein, which produces MSTPLIELNGIRKTFKVAERSAGALQAAKSLFHRKHRLVEALNDISFSIREGEIVGYIGPNGAGKSTTIKIMCGILVPDGGSCKILNRTPWSERTAYVGQIGVVFGQRSQLWWDVPVLDSFELLRDIYRIPEARYRSNLSMLTETLSLGELLRVPVRQLSLGQRMRCEITASLLHDPKILFLDEPTIGLDAASKIAVRQFIKTINREKGVTVILTTHDMNDIEALADRILMIGKGSLLYDGSLQELRQKYGSRRTVTVDFLECRQQPQIPLASLHSWTPEQAVFSYDSGQFSLAELIATVSETAEVRDVSVESASVDEVILQLYREHRI; this is translated from the coding sequence TTGAGCACACCCCTTATTGAATTAAATGGCATCCGCAAAACCTTCAAGGTTGCCGAGCGCTCCGCCGGCGCTTTGCAGGCAGCCAAATCGTTGTTCCACCGGAAGCATCGGCTCGTAGAAGCGCTGAATGATATCAGCTTCTCGATACGGGAAGGCGAAATCGTCGGCTACATCGGCCCGAACGGCGCGGGCAAATCGACAACCATCAAGATTATGTGCGGCATTCTAGTACCGGATGGCGGGAGCTGCAAGATCCTGAACCGCACCCCCTGGAGTGAGCGAACCGCTTATGTCGGGCAGATCGGCGTTGTGTTCGGACAGCGCTCCCAATTGTGGTGGGATGTGCCTGTCCTGGATTCCTTTGAGCTGCTGCGGGACATTTACCGCATACCGGAAGCCCGCTACCGCAGCAATCTGTCCATGCTGACGGAGACGCTGTCACTTGGAGAACTGCTCCGGGTGCCGGTCCGCCAGCTCAGTCTCGGGCAGCGGATGCGCTGCGAGATTACCGCGTCGCTGCTGCATGATCCGAAAATTCTGTTTCTGGATGAGCCGACGATCGGCCTTGATGCCGCCAGTAAAATTGCAGTCCGGCAGTTCATCAAGACGATCAACCGCGAGAAAGGCGTGACCGTCATTCTCACCACCCATGATATGAACGACATCGAGGCGCTTGCGGACCGGATTCTCATGATCGGCAAAGGCTCTCTCCTGTATGACGGCTCCCTTCAGGAGCTAAGGCAGAAATACGGCAGCCGCCGGACGGTTACCGTGGATTTTCTGGAATGCAGGCAGCAGCCGCAGATTCCGCTGGCCTCCCTCCATTCCTGGACTCCGGAGCAGGCGGTGTTCAGCTATGACAGCGGGCAGTTCAGCCTTGCAGAGCTGATCGCGACGGTATCGGAAACGGCGGAAGTCCGGGATGTGTCGGTGGAGTCGGCCTCCGTGGACGAAGTGATCCTTCAGCTGTACCGGGAGCATCGGATATGA
- a CDS encoding GNAT family N-acetyltransferase produces MQIATSIIETGRLLLRPFEPGDAESMLRNWIGDPEVQHEYGEPVYDSEEEVMELLRKWTASYAEPEFYRWAMIRREDRECIGQIAFCSVDTRHHFADIEYCVGRSYQGNGYASEALRAVIAYTFSYTSLNRLQAFHRARNQHSARVLQKSGMIYEGTLRQSFYYEDLDEYDDRVYYGICKEEVDRRIPSSPGFPLD; encoded by the coding sequence ATGCAAATCGCAACTTCGATAATCGAAACCGGCAGATTGCTGCTGAGGCCTTTTGAACCCGGAGACGCTGAAAGCATGCTTCGCAATTGGATCGGCGATCCCGAGGTTCAGCACGAGTATGGCGAGCCGGTATATGATAGTGAGGAAGAAGTCATGGAGCTGCTGCGGAAGTGGACGGCATCCTATGCGGAACCTGAGTTTTACCGGTGGGCAATGATCCGGAGAGAAGACCGGGAATGTATTGGCCAGATTGCCTTTTGCAGCGTGGATACACGGCATCATTTTGCCGATATCGAATACTGCGTCGGACGAAGCTATCAGGGAAACGGCTATGCCAGCGAAGCGCTCCGGGCGGTCATTGCCTATACTTTTTCCTACACCAGTCTCAACAGGCTTCAGGCTTTCCACCGGGCCAGAAATCAGCATTCCGCCAGAGTTCTGCAGAAATCGGGCATGATTTATGAGGGCACGCTGCGGCAGAGCTTTTACTATGAGGATCTGGATGAATATGATGACCGGGTCTATTATGGGATCTGTAAAGAAGAGGTGGATCGGAGAATTCCCAGTTCCCCAGGGTTCCCGCTGGATTGA
- a CDS encoding helix-turn-helix transcriptional regulator, producing the protein MNVVERKRVAAQPRLTLTEAQLSKLLKQNYSLIQGSRQVLKKVFEQLLAKEKFICLTDKNGCMIDLIADIETVQFLFENGLKLGTNVGHGGVTAVGKVLKSKQMEVVNGPEHSWDALLSWTCIAAPVYFMEEFKGVVSISLKIDEKINHCKIVVQLVSDYVAALLRMDRKLKPDRLTFFGALILDNQIGLTPREIEVLYHLKSGESIHQLPDYLKVSPNTVKSHLKSIYRKLDVNSLEHCLFVIDSMIEQATQLNIECMEKG; encoded by the coding sequence GTGAACGTTGTGGAAAGAAAAAGAGTTGCCGCTCAACCGAGACTGACATTAACGGAAGCTCAGTTATCCAAGCTCTTGAAGCAGAATTATTCATTGATTCAAGGCAGCAGACAAGTTCTGAAGAAGGTGTTCGAACAATTGCTGGCCAAAGAGAAATTCATCTGTTTGACGGACAAGAACGGCTGCATGATCGATCTGATTGCCGATATCGAGACCGTTCAGTTCTTATTCGAGAATGGATTGAAGCTCGGGACCAATGTGGGGCATGGCGGCGTTACTGCCGTCGGTAAAGTGCTGAAATCCAAACAAATGGAAGTGGTCAACGGTCCGGAGCATTCCTGGGACGCCTTGCTGTCGTGGACCTGTATTGCCGCTCCCGTATATTTTATGGAAGAGTTCAAAGGGGTCGTCAGTATCTCGCTGAAAATAGATGAAAAGATCAACCATTGTAAAATTGTAGTCCAATTGGTGAGTGATTATGTTGCGGCGCTGCTCCGAATGGACCGAAAGCTTAAACCGGATAGGCTTACCTTCTTTGGAGCGTTAATACTGGATAATCAAATAGGGCTGACTCCCAGAGAGATTGAGGTCTTATACCATCTGAAATCCGGGGAGTCGATTCACCAGCTTCCGGACTATCTGAAGGTATCGCCGAACACCGTGAAAAGCCATCTAAAGAGCATATACCGAAAGCTGGATGTGAATTCGCTGGAGCATTGCCTCTTCGTAATCGACAGCATGATTGAACAGGCTACACAACTAAATATCGAATGCATGGAGAAAGGGTGA
- a CDS encoding acetyl-CoA C-acetyltransferase, with protein sequence MENVVIVAAARSAIGAFGGVISEASATTLGSAVIRGLMERSGLKAGEIDEVILGNVLTAGCGQNPARQSSYEAGLPYQSCAYTINKVCGSGLKAIQLGVQAICCQDADIVIAGGQENMDMAAHILNKSRKGQRMGNWELVDSLIQDGLCDAFGNYHMGITAENIAEKFGISRTEQDEFAVNSQAKANEAIQNERFAREIIPIQIEKRGTVHSFDKDEFPRPGTSLEVLSRLKPAFKENGTVTAGNSSGINNGAAAVLLMSEKKAHELGLKPLARIAGYANVGVDPSLMGTGPIMASKKALSRAGWEVQELDLIESNEAFAAQAIAVNREMQWDTDKVNVNGGAIALGHPIGASGARIVVTLLHEMLRRDARKGLATLCIGGGMGAAMLLER encoded by the coding sequence ATGGAGAATGTTGTTATCGTTGCGGCGGCGCGGTCAGCGATTGGAGCATTTGGCGGGGTAATCTCTGAAGCATCAGCGACCACCCTTGGAAGTGCAGTTATCAGAGGACTTATGGAGAGAAGCGGCCTTAAGGCTGGTGAAATTGATGAAGTTATTTTAGGCAATGTGCTCACAGCGGGATGCGGGCAAAATCCGGCCAGGCAATCGTCTTACGAGGCCGGTCTTCCGTATCAATCATGCGCCTATACGATCAACAAAGTGTGCGGTTCGGGGTTAAAGGCCATTCAATTGGGTGTACAAGCTATATGCTGCCAGGATGCGGACATTGTTATCGCAGGAGGACAGGAGAATATGGATATGGCCGCGCACATCCTGAATAAGTCCCGGAAGGGCCAACGGATGGGCAACTGGGAGCTTGTAGACAGTCTGATTCAGGATGGCTTATGCGATGCATTTGGCAACTATCATATGGGAATCACTGCGGAGAATATCGCGGAGAAGTTCGGGATCTCCCGCACGGAGCAGGACGAATTTGCCGTCAATTCACAGGCTAAAGCGAATGAAGCAATTCAAAATGAACGGTTCGCCAGAGAGATTATTCCGATTCAGATTGAAAAAAGAGGTACTGTTCATTCTTTTGATAAAGATGAATTTCCACGGCCGGGCACAAGCTTGGAGGTGCTATCCAGGTTGAAGCCGGCATTCAAAGAGAACGGCACGGTTACTGCTGGTAATTCCTCCGGTATTAACAATGGAGCCGCTGCCGTCCTGTTAATGAGCGAGAAGAAAGCGCATGAACTGGGTCTCAAGCCTTTGGCAAGAATTGCGGGATACGCCAATGTCGGTGTGGACCCTTCATTAATGGGCACAGGTCCGATTATGGCCAGCAAGAAGGCACTGTCCCGGGCAGGGTGGGAAGTTCAGGAGCTGGATTTGATCGAATCGAATGAAGCTTTTGCGGCTCAAGCCATCGCGGTCAACCGGGAGATGCAATGGGATACCGATAAAGTAAATGTCAACGGCGGCGCGATAGCACTTGGCCATCCGATTGGCGCTTCCGGGGCACGAATCGTTGTCACCCTGCTGCATGAGATGCTGCGGCGCGATGCCCGAAAAGGTCTGGCGACCTTATGCATCGGCGGCGGGATGGGAGCTGCAATGCTGCTCGAAAGATAG
- the phbB gene encoding acetoacetyl-CoA reductase, whose translation MSEKIALVTGGTRGIGEAICKNFLENSFRVITCATNAERNARWLDMRISEGYSNVDCYVCDVSDYEQCRSTVADIEQKYGQIDILVNNAGITRDASLKKMTKENWDAVLRTNLDSLFNITSHVLPLMLKRNYGRIINISSVNGEKGQFGQTNYAAAKAGTHGFTKSLAREVSNKNITVNTVSPGYIETDMMASIPKNILDDIIGQIPVGRLGKPEEIAEVVYFLTTGGAEYITGSVISVNGGLHMY comes from the coding sequence ATGAGCGAAAAAATTGCCTTGGTTACCGGAGGAACACGCGGGATTGGAGAGGCCATCTGCAAAAACTTTCTTGAGAATTCGTTCCGGGTCATTACATGTGCTACAAATGCCGAGCGAAATGCCCGGTGGCTGGATATGCGAATTTCCGAAGGATATTCCAACGTGGATTGCTATGTCTGCGATGTGAGTGATTATGAACAATGCAGGTCAACCGTTGCGGATATTGAGCAGAAATACGGGCAAATCGACATCCTGGTTAATAACGCGGGGATTACGAGGGATGCAAGCCTGAAAAAAATGACGAAGGAAAACTGGGACGCCGTGCTGAGAACGAATTTGGACAGCCTGTTCAACATCACAAGTCATGTGCTGCCCCTGATGCTCAAACGGAATTACGGCCGCATCATCAATATTTCATCGGTCAACGGCGAGAAGGGACAGTTCGGACAGACCAATTATGCGGCTGCAAAAGCTGGTACTCACGGGTTCACCAAGTCATTGGCAAGGGAGGTATCGAATAAGAACATTACGGTTAACACCGTATCGCCCGGATATATAGAGACCGACATGATGGCGAGCATCCCGAAAAATATTCTCGACGATATTATTGGACAGATTCCGGTAGGACGGCTTGGTAAACCGGAAGAAATCGCCGAGGTTGTCTATTTTCTCACAACAGGCGGTGCAGAGTACATTACAGGCTCGGTTATCTCCGTGAATGGAGGACTGCATATGTATTGA